One part of the Thiothrix nivea DSM 5205 genome encodes these proteins:
- a CDS encoding GspH/FimT family pseudopilin, which produces MRKGSRLRRRCHSGWRGFSLLEMLIVIMVIGILYSLAGSMLNLSVSDPLNEEVSRLQTRVLMAQDESIVRSQALALGFSDTGYAFFAQDEHMQWQPVQQDALLGNYVFRGEYEPTLYLQGQEVALPAASRIRPQVFILPTGEMMPFEWRLRDTGKREGIVRFDNVGRVLDATAETG; this is translated from the coding sequence ATGCGTAAAGGTTCCCGGCTGAGAAGGCGTTGCCATTCAGGGTGGCGGGGGTTTTCCCTGCTGGAAATGCTGATTGTCATCATGGTGATCGGCATCCTGTATTCCCTGGCGGGTTCCATGCTCAACCTGTCGGTTTCCGACCCGCTGAATGAGGAGGTAAGCCGCCTGCAAACGCGGGTGCTGATGGCGCAGGATGAAAGCATTGTGCGCTCGCAGGCGCTGGCGTTGGGCTTCAGTGATACGGGCTATGCCTTTTTTGCCCAGGACGAACACATGCAATGGCAGCCTGTGCAGCAGGATGCCTTGTTGGGGAATTATGTGTTCCGGGGGGAGTATGAGCCAACCCTATACCTACAAGGGCAGGAAGTTGCCCTGCCTGCGGCCAGCCGTATCCGCCCGCAAGTGTTTATCCTGCCTACGGGGGAAATGATGCCGTTTGAGTGGCGTCTGCGCGATACAGGCAAACGTGAGGGTATAGTCAGGTTTGACAATGTTGGCCGTGTACTGGATGCAACGGCGGAGACTGGCTAA
- the rrtA gene encoding rhombosortase, which translates to MPLLQFFHNALLYQRYLIEAGEVWRIWTGSLVHTNYWHLTMNLTGFWILALIQQQPPSKWAFLGQIVFIATGVGAGLWFMSTEVIWYAGFSGVLYGLFLLAGIHLLALREWVMAAIILAGICGKTLWDWLLGGETLSADLIEAPVIYAAHVYGMASALLLGISTLLRTCRKP; encoded by the coding sequence TTGCCTTTATTACAATTTTTTCACAATGCATTGCTATACCAGCGTTACCTGATTGAGGCGGGCGAAGTGTGGCGTATCTGGACTGGCAGCCTGGTACATACCAATTACTGGCATCTGACAATGAACCTGACCGGGTTCTGGATACTTGCATTGATTCAGCAGCAGCCACCCAGCAAATGGGCATTCCTCGGCCAGATTGTGTTCATCGCTACCGGCGTGGGCGCTGGCTTGTGGTTCATGAGCACCGAAGTCATTTGGTATGCAGGCTTTTCAGGCGTGCTGTATGGCTTGTTCCTGCTGGCCGGCATCCATCTGCTGGCTCTGCGGGAATGGGTAATGGCAGCGATCATCCTGGCCGGTATCTGCGGTAAAACATTGTGGGACTGGTTGCTTGGGGGGGAAACCCTGTCTGCTGACCTGATTGAAGCCCCCGTCATTTATGCCGCCCATGTTTACGGCATGGCCAGTGCACTGTTGCTTGGTATATCCACCCTGTTGCGGACATGCCGAAAGCCATGA
- a CDS encoding YicC/YloC family endoribonuclease, with amino-acid sequence MIRSMTAFSHRELTTAHGVLNWEVRTVNHRYLDISLRLPEELRSQENTFRETIQNTLKRGKVEATLRFSPTKGDNSEICINEPLARALIIACRQLEAITDNPEPLKAVDILRWPGVAQDVAPDTDILSAHAKALLQDTLDDLLEMREREGKRLADFIYQRCDQIAEINVRIRKHRPGIIAAQREKILNRIEELKLSPDYNRIEQELVLLAQRLDVDEELDRLMAHLDEINDVLERNEPVGRRLDFLMQELNREANTLASKSNDSETTQAAVDLKVMIEQMREQVQNIE; translated from the coding sequence ATGATCCGCAGCATGACGGCCTTTTCCCACCGCGAACTCACCACCGCGCACGGCGTACTCAACTGGGAAGTACGCACGGTCAACCACCGTTACCTCGACATCAGTCTGCGCCTGCCAGAAGAACTACGCAGCCAGGAGAACACCTTCCGGGAAACCATCCAGAACACCCTCAAGCGCGGCAAGGTCGAAGCCACCCTGCGTTTCAGCCCTACCAAGGGCGATAACAGCGAAATCTGCATCAACGAACCGCTGGCACGCGCCCTGATCATCGCCTGCCGCCAACTGGAAGCCATCACCGACAACCCTGAACCCCTCAAGGCGGTCGACATCCTGCGCTGGCCCGGCGTTGCCCAAGATGTAGCGCCCGACACTGACATTCTGTCCGCCCACGCCAAAGCCCTGTTGCAGGACACCCTCGATGACCTGCTGGAAATGCGCGAACGCGAAGGCAAACGCCTGGCCGATTTCATCTATCAGCGTTGCGACCAAATTGCCGAAATCAACGTGCGCATCCGCAAGCACCGCCCCGGCATCATCGCCGCCCAACGGGAAAAAATCCTCAACCGCATTGAAGAGCTGAAACTTTCCCCCGACTACAACCGCATCGAGCAGGAGCTGGTGCTACTTGCCCAGCGTCTGGATGTCGATGAAGAACTCGACCGCCTGATGGCGCACCTGGACGAAATCAACGACGTGCTGGAACGCAACGAGCCGGTAGGCCGCCGCCTCGATTTCCTGATGCAGGAACTCAACCGCGAAGCCAACACGCTGGCCTCCAAATCCAACGATTCGGAAACCACCCAAGCCGCAGTCGACCTCAAGGTCATGATTGAGCAAATGCGTGAACAGGTACAAAATATTGAGTAA
- a CDS encoding efflux RND transporter periplasmic adaptor subunit, with amino-acid sequence MAVLVCSCLLPVVQAADIVRVESTSSLSQSVLGSTVIPYKEVTLSAQVPGVVKLVAGEAGSSFKQGDVIVQVDESQLLAKRNAVLAQISIAQAALQNSQAQYTRELVSPRSKDIGAMPGFGLPAMFDMFAVRPFADSFMGNYDSDMGRYTDLMSSATGVSQAQSNLQQAVSQLQEIEAALRDAKSMAPFEGIILEKMVEEGDTVQPGQPLIKYGYVKYKRLLADVPSGLVGNLAEGMVVPVRIDGNSSTMAKVSQIYPVADPNRHTVTVKFDLPVDIVAAPGMYAEVFLPEPKNGDAKVIVIPKTALLSGRSLPSVLVVNDRNTSELRLVRLGAEQGNGMVEVVSGLKPDERVIDKPPAGVSSGWMPFKNQ; translated from the coding sequence ATGGCAGTGCTCGTGTGCAGTTGTCTGCTGCCTGTCGTACAGGCAGCAGACATCGTGCGTGTTGAGTCCACCAGTTCATTGTCACAGTCCGTACTGGGAAGTACCGTCATTCCCTACAAGGAAGTGACGTTATCCGCGCAGGTGCCCGGTGTGGTCAAGCTGGTTGCAGGTGAGGCGGGTTCCAGTTTCAAGCAAGGCGATGTCATCGTTCAGGTGGATGAGTCCCAGTTATTGGCCAAGCGCAATGCTGTCTTGGCACAGATTTCCATTGCCCAGGCGGCGTTGCAAAATTCCCAGGCGCAATATACCCGAGAGTTGGTTTCCCCGCGCAGTAAAGATATTGGCGCGATGCCCGGCTTTGGCTTGCCTGCGATGTTTGACATGTTTGCGGTACGCCCGTTCGCTGATTCGTTTATGGGTAATTACGATTCCGATATGGGCCGTTATACCGACCTGATGAGCAGTGCTACCGGCGTTTCGCAGGCGCAAAGCAATTTGCAGCAGGCTGTGTCGCAGTTGCAGGAAATTGAAGCAGCTTTGCGTGATGCCAAGTCAATGGCTCCCTTTGAAGGCATTATCTTGGAAAAGATGGTGGAAGAGGGTGATACCGTCCAACCGGGTCAGCCCTTGATCAAATACGGTTACGTCAAGTATAAACGCTTGTTGGCGGATGTGCCTTCCGGATTGGTAGGTAACCTTGCCGAAGGGATGGTAGTGCCGGTCAGGATTGACGGCAATAGCAGTACCATGGCGAAGGTTTCACAGATTTACCCGGTCGCTGACCCCAACCGCCATACTGTAACGGTGAAGTTTGACCTGCCCGTGGATATTGTGGCCGCGCCGGGCATGTACGCGGAAGTGTTTTTGCCTGAACCCAAAAACGGCGATGCCAAGGTCATCGTCATTCCGAAAACGGCCTTGTTGAGCGGGCGCAGCTTACCCAGCGTGCTGGTCGTGAATGACCGCAATACGTCGGAGTTGCGGCTGGTGCGCCTTGGTGCAGAACAGGGCAATGGCATGGTGGAAGTGGTGTCTGGCCTGAAGCCGGACGAGCGTGTCATTGACAAGCCGCCTGCGGGTGTTTCATCGGGCTGGATGCCCTTTAAAAATCAATAG
- a CDS encoding ComF family protein: MKVAAHLLQAANLLLHPGCAFCGLPRLPGYPLCEACHADLPWLPVEYNPTIAGCTASLSAFAYHPPINNLLLGIKFGKNLRELAVMGELTAVGILSQLPTVPDAILPVPLHTARLHIRGFNQALELARPLAKQLAIPLLTDTITRHKATQAQTELDSNQRQHNLHQAFRVQKPIRHQHIAIFDDVITTGSTARELASLLLAHGVQQVDIWSCARSILRQKHEAGAQIDYH, translated from the coding sequence ATGAAAGTAGCCGCACACCTGTTACAAGCGGCAAACCTGCTGCTACATCCGGGTTGCGCTTTTTGCGGCCTGCCCAGACTGCCCGGCTACCCGTTGTGTGAAGCCTGCCACGCCGATTTGCCCTGGCTACCGGTGGAATACAATCCGACCATCGCTGGTTGCACGGCCAGTCTGAGCGCGTTTGCCTACCACCCGCCCATCAACAACCTGCTACTGGGGATCAAGTTCGGCAAAAACCTGCGCGAACTGGCTGTCATGGGGGAACTCACCGCCGTCGGCATCCTGTCGCAACTGCCCACAGTACCGGATGCCATCCTGCCAGTTCCGTTGCATACGGCACGCTTACACATACGCGGTTTCAACCAGGCATTGGAACTGGCGCGACCATTGGCAAAACAGCTGGCCATTCCACTACTGACCGACACCATCACCCGCCACAAAGCTACCCAGGCACAAACCGAACTCGATTCCAACCAGCGCCAGCACAACCTGCATCAGGCGTTCCGGGTGCAAAAGCCCATCCGTCACCAACATATCGCCATTTTCGACGACGTTATCACCACCGGTTCCACCGCCCGGGAACTGGCATCCTTGTTGCTTGCCCATGGTGTACAGCAAGTCGACATTTGGTCTTGCGCGCGCTCAATCCTGCGGCAAAAGCATGAAGCCGGGGCGCAAATCGACTACCATTAA
- the gspG gene encoding type II secretion system major pseudopilin GspG produces the protein MTTGKMMPYQRRQKGFSLTELMIVIVIIGILLGLVFSNLNVMGDAQNLKAKKEVGDLKIKLEMYRADNGSFPPSGALGALVNKPGDAPRWHPYMKALPKDPWGNDYRYLNPGTHGSEIDIYSLGPDKREGTDDDIGSWQLE, from the coding sequence ATGACTACAGGCAAAATGATGCCATATCAACGGAGGCAAAAAGGTTTTTCCTTGACGGAGTTGATGATCGTCATCGTCATTATTGGCATTTTGCTGGGGCTAGTGTTCAGCAACCTCAATGTCATGGGTGACGCACAAAACCTGAAGGCCAAAAAAGAGGTCGGTGACCTGAAAATTAAGCTGGAAATGTACCGCGCCGACAACGGTTCCTTCCCGCCATCGGGGGCGCTAGGTGCGCTGGTGAACAAGCCGGGTGATGCGCCGCGCTGGCATCCGTATATGAAAGCCCTGCCCAAAGACCCATGGGGCAATGACTACCGCTACCTCAACCCAGGCACGCACGGCAGTGAAATCGATATTTACAGCCTTGGCCCCGATAAGCGCGAAGGTACGGACGACGACATCGGTAGCTGGCAGCTGGAATAA
- the gspI gene encoding type II secretion system minor pseudopilin GspI, with protein sequence MRRISPSICCQQGFNLIEIMFALLLLGLVIAVSVETSSGDFAGYNRMKDTTLARWVALNRITEEQTAKGFPAIGKAEGKAEMGGTSWQWQQEITAMPGEADLRRIKVSVFPAGQERQVMAVEVGYVANPQPRRRNKAQ encoded by the coding sequence GTGCGCCGCATATCCCCTTCCATTTGCTGCCAGCAGGGTTTCAACCTGATCGAAATCATGTTTGCCCTGCTGTTGCTGGGGTTAGTCATTGCTGTCAGCGTGGAAACCAGCAGTGGTGATTTCGCCGGTTATAACCGCATGAAAGACACTACCTTGGCACGTTGGGTGGCGCTTAACCGGATTACAGAGGAACAGACTGCCAAGGGTTTCCCAGCCATTGGCAAGGCCGAGGGCAAGGCGGAAATGGGCGGCACATCTTGGCAATGGCAGCAGGAAATTACCGCCATGCCGGGGGAGGCAGATTTGCGCCGGATCAAGGTCAGTGTATTCCCTGCTGGGCAGGAGCGGCAAGTGATGGCAGTGGAGGTAGGCTATGTGGCCAACCCGCAACCACGGCGCAGGAATAAGGCGCAATGA
- a CDS encoding Do family serine endopeptidase → MLPAMRKMVLAATLILPLVGTNIACAALPAEINGQPLPSLASMLEKVTPAVVNITTEGRQPINDSLLNDPFFKRFFGEATSNGERQISGTGSGVIIHAQRGHILTNAHVIEGADAIHVTLKDGRKYTAEVVGVDPRADLAVLQIPAERLTAMRFGDSDRLRVGDFVVAIGNPYSIGQTVTSGIISALHRNPGISEYENFIQTDAPINLGNSGGPLVNLRGELIGINTAILGDQAGGNLGIGFAVPINTAAGVITQIVEYGKVERGQLGIEVQDIDAQTARNFGLSPNEGAIISQIIAASPAENAGIQPGDIILQLNSKNITGAVDVKNMVGDLRVGSEVHMTLLRAGRPRNITVVIGSDGSNRSASPGNEIPYIAAGQPFWEKGLR, encoded by the coding sequence ATGCTCCCTGCAATGCGCAAGATGGTATTAGCCGCGACCCTCATCCTGCCACTGGTAGGGACTAATATTGCCTGTGCGGCACTCCCTGCCGAAATCAACGGGCAACCCTTGCCTTCCCTGGCATCCATGCTGGAAAAAGTTACCCCAGCTGTCGTCAATATCACCACGGAAGGGCGTCAACCCATTAATGACTCCCTACTGAATGACCCATTTTTCAAACGCTTTTTTGGTGAGGCTACGTCCAATGGTGAGCGACAAATCAGCGGTACAGGCTCTGGTGTCATCATCCACGCCCAGCGCGGCCACATATTGACCAATGCCCACGTTATTGAGGGTGCTGACGCCATCCACGTCACCCTCAAGGATGGCCGTAAATACACTGCCGAGGTTGTCGGCGTTGACCCGCGCGCAGACCTGGCAGTCTTGCAGATTCCGGCGGAACGCCTGACGGCCATGCGCTTTGGCGACTCTGACCGTCTGCGGGTGGGGGATTTTGTAGTTGCCATCGGCAACCCTTACAGCATCGGACAGACCGTTACCTCAGGCATCATTAGCGCCCTGCACCGCAACCCGGGTATCAGTGAGTATGAAAACTTCATCCAGACTGACGCGCCCATCAACCTCGGTAATTCAGGTGGCCCGCTGGTCAACCTGCGGGGCGAACTGATCGGGATCAATACGGCCATCCTGGGCGACCAGGCGGGCGGCAACCTCGGTATTGGTTTTGCCGTCCCGATCAACACCGCTGCCGGGGTCATTACCCAGATAGTCGAGTATGGCAAGGTTGAACGCGGCCAGCTGGGTATCGAGGTTCAGGATATTGATGCTCAAACAGCACGCAACTTCGGCCTCAGCCCTAATGAAGGGGCCATTATTAGCCAGATCATTGCCGCATCACCAGCAGAAAATGCGGGAATCCAGCCAGGTGACATCATCCTGCAACTCAATAGCAAAAATATTACCGGCGCTGTTGATGTCAAAAACATGGTAGGCGATTTGCGGGTGGGGTCGGAAGTCCACATGACATTGCTGCGCGCTGGCCGCCCACGCAACATAACGGTTGTCATTGGCTCAGACGGCAGTAACCGCTCTGCAAGCCCCGGCAATGAAATACCGTATATCGCCGCCGGGCAACCGTTCTGGGAAAAAGGCTTGCGTTAA
- a CDS encoding DnaJ C-terminal domain-containing protein, with translation MEYKDYYKILGVERTADQESIKKAFRRMAAKYHPDRNKEKGAEDRFKEVNEANEVLSDPEKRARYDQLGSKWRAGDNFKPPPNWGNTGNSPQFDASFFEDIARRGFGNQSSSSGFSDFFEGLFGSSFRRGQPPPPPGGNIHAPGQTATIQLDLEDIYRGANKTIRLPSGSSMQIHIPAGVHGDKKIRIPGKGPNGSDFFLKVKLKEHPLYRLENNDILMDLPITPWEAALGETITVPTLAGKISLKIPVGSQSGKKMRLKGRGLPSGREPGDLYIVLHVNTPPADTAEQKEYYARMKTLFDWNPRQHIT, from the coding sequence ATGGAATACAAAGACTACTACAAAATTTTGGGGGTCGAGCGCACAGCCGACCAGGAAAGCATCAAGAAAGCTTTCCGGCGCATGGCAGCCAAGTACCACCCTGACCGTAACAAGGAAAAAGGCGCGGAAGATCGCTTCAAGGAAGTTAACGAAGCCAACGAAGTGCTGAGCGACCCAGAAAAGCGCGCCCGCTATGACCAACTGGGTTCCAAATGGCGTGCAGGTGACAATTTCAAACCACCGCCCAACTGGGGAAACACGGGAAACTCCCCCCAGTTTGATGCCTCATTTTTTGAAGACATCGCCCGCCGTGGCTTTGGCAACCAGAGTTCATCCTCCGGTTTCAGCGATTTTTTTGAGGGACTGTTTGGCTCCAGCTTCCGCCGTGGCCAACCGCCCCCTCCTCCTGGCGGTAACATTCATGCCCCTGGGCAAACGGCCACCATCCAGCTGGATCTGGAAGACATTTACCGCGGTGCCAACAAAACCATTCGCCTGCCATCGGGCAGCAGTATGCAGATCCACATTCCAGCGGGCGTGCATGGTGACAAAAAAATCCGCATACCCGGCAAGGGGCCAAACGGATCTGACTTTTTCCTCAAGGTCAAACTCAAGGAGCACCCGCTTTACCGGCTGGAAAACAATGATATTCTCATGGATTTACCCATCACACCCTGGGAGGCTGCTTTGGGTGAGACGATTACCGTGCCCACACTGGCGGGTAAAATCAGCCTGAAAATCCCAGTCGGCTCCCAATCCGGCAAAAAGATGCGACTGAAAGGCCGGGGCTTGCCTAGTGGCAGGGAACCGGGCGATTTATACATTGTGCTACACGTTAATACCCCGCCTGCTGATACTGCGGAACAAAAAGAGTATTATGCCCGGATGAAAACGCTGTTCGACTGGAACCCGCGGCAGCATATTACTTGA
- the gspJ gene encoding type II secretion system minor pseudopilin GspJ — protein sequence MKHSRGFTLVELMISLAVFALLVMMAYQSVNLLLDASRRVEEPQAEFQQLQRAMAFVERDMHQLALLRPANNGQEREEDNSIIQPEALGVSLEFTRGGNPDVAWQLRADGQGMMRSSLQRVRYVLEDGKLLRQTWNLVDHVESAQPVSLVLLDGVEGEPRFRFRLEAGGGFVDKLPKVLEKLVAVEFSLQHKRFGSVRRIFMTYL from the coding sequence ATGAAACATTCCCGTGGCTTTACCCTGGTTGAGTTGATGATTTCACTGGCGGTGTTTGCCTTGTTGGTGATGATGGCGTATCAGTCGGTTAATTTGTTGTTGGATGCAAGCCGTCGGGTGGAAGAGCCACAGGCTGAATTCCAGCAGTTGCAACGTGCGATGGCTTTCGTGGAGCGGGATATGCACCAGTTGGCACTGTTGCGCCCCGCGAACAATGGTCAGGAGCGCGAGGAAGACAATAGCATCATCCAGCCTGAAGCATTGGGGGTGTCGCTGGAATTTACCCGTGGTGGTAACCCCGATGTTGCCTGGCAGTTGCGGGCGGATGGCCAGGGCATGATGCGCAGCAGTTTGCAGCGGGTTCGTTATGTGTTGGAAGATGGTAAATTGCTGCGGCAAACTTGGAATCTGGTCGACCATGTGGAAAGTGCGCAGCCGGTATCGCTGGTCTTGTTGGATGGGGTGGAAGGGGAACCACGCTTCCGTTTCAGGCTTGAGGCCGGGGGTGGCTTTGTGGACAAGTTGCCGAAAGTGCTGGAAAAACTGGTGGCGGTGGAGTTCTCTCTCCAGCATAAACGCTTTGGAAGCGTGCGGCGTATTTTCATGACATATTTATAA